A window of Vicia villosa cultivar HV-30 ecotype Madison, WI unplaced genomic scaffold, Vvil1.0 ctg.004398F_1_1, whole genome shotgun sequence genomic DNA:
TTTGGTCCTATATATTGATGTAATTAATGGACGAGATGAGGATATGTCCAATGTTTATAATGGGAATTTTGAGCTCATAAAGTTTAACACATTTATAAGGATACATACATATATGAccagtgggagattgttagaatttttgggtcatacatgtaataaattaatgtgttaggaccattatttaattagccaaattaaagtgatctatttaatataaagtttatggctaaggatgtaattgtcatgaaaaatattgtgtagataccaaaagtcttatttctatttttgtgatgggtaaaattggaataagaaaccttgaataatcatgacccttcatgaaagggcatgagattctaaacttgaataaacatgactcttcatgaaagggcatgtgattattataaataaggggttatggtccccaattgtagactactagaaaatatcattgaatatttattctctttatccCATTGAAGGAGAAACTAAGGAATTAAGGAATCTACAATTGGAAGGTCATTTGTCCTATCAAGATCATCTTCTTTTTATCAAAATTTCATGGATCTTAAAGGTACGCTTCCGCTTTATATATTTCATCTTGAATTAAGTATGGGTTCataaagttttaattaattaagaaaatttccAACAGTCCAGTTCCAAGTTCCTTTCCGATTTTCATAAGTTTTTTTATTTGGTCCTTATTTGCCAATTCATTTCCCCTTCTGTATCGCCATATGCAATCATGATATAATCCAAAAGagcatattttttttgttttggtttcTTCTTGAATGATCTTTTCGACTTCTTCTTTCCAAAAAATAGCATTAGCTTGAACAtcatctccttttctttttgcaaCTTTAACACGTTGCCCAACAGCTGTCCTTTCTGCTTTCAACCAAgttatttcttcttcaaattcctTAGCAATGCAAGTGAAACAACATATATAACGTAGTTCTTTCAGCGCTCCATCTAACGACTTCTCCACATTTTTCTTCGCATAAGCAATTAGAAAACTTGTCATATAAATCATTTACAGTAGATCAAAATTAAGCAGAAATGTTCGACCATGCATAAAGTTAAGCGAAATATTTTGGATTTAAGGTACATAGGTGATGGGTCATGATGGGGGCATCCACATTGGATCAAGAGCAACCATACAAGTGATAGAGACACCACTTAAGACATTAGGTTCATGGGTCCTCTTAGTTATACATTGATCGACCTCCACTTTTTCAGGATGTTCAAAGAGAagtctacacaatggcataatatatacaagatgttcaaaacaaaatactaagaactagatcaaaacaACGATCTAAaaactccacaacggaagcttcgccatgccAAAAGAACAGAAGACATAAGAAAgtcaaactgctttctccttacccttcgcggaacctgtagcacctaaaatcaatatataatggggtgggATAAAATaatcccagtgagttccctatcttatGGATCCTCTTGGCTTTACTTTTGTTAAAAcagttttatttatcttttaaaaataattaattttttcaataaaataaattgttttttatttatattttgaaaataattgcGTGTAACACACCAGTATCCGTACGAACACATAGGTAATACGTCAATACAGTGTGAACGCGCGGATAAACATACCAAAATTTTTACTTGCGGACGAAtgagttgttttatttttgtacaattataaaaattaaaaaaaaatatttaaaataatgtatgaatccaAACTCAAGAAAAatgaattgtttttttaattatttatgctactaatatttttattttgaaattatttttaatttaagattcaataatttttaagataatatatgaaaaattaaaatataatatctgGAAAATTGAGATATATATATTAGTGatgtaaaacaaatttttttttattttaaaaatatgtctttcttgtaaaagtaataaattttttttgataaaataaaatattttttattatattttgaaaaaaatgtgcATGACACACTAATACTCGTGTAAAGGCACAAGTATCCATACCAAATTGTTGTTTTAATATTCCTAAgtcatgaagttattgatcaatatTCCTTAACAAAAAAAGATTCCATCATTTAAGCCGTATTCCAtatttttggccaagattcttagaatcttgcctaggTGGACAAAAATAATGTGCTGAGTGTGTATTTGCTATACACGTggcattttgaatttttttttaatttccacatggaaattcatttttttaacttGTAGGTTAAAATAGAATACTCCCATCAAGTGAGCTACATGTTAAAATTGACCAGTAAAATTAGTTACAAATCTGAACaatataattattttcaaatcttaaaTAATTACAATATAATTAGTTACAATATATACTATAAAATAGcagtaaacaaataaataatttatgaaataATGTATATGTAAAAAAAGCAGtaaacaaatataatattataaagtgaaataatagtataaatactATTCACattaatagaaaatatttaatcatttttttcaaGTGAATTATACTTTTATGGAGTAGGCAACCATTTTAATTCTTAAATGTATGTGACGTTAGTCATTTTTTTAAAgtgtatatataataataaacatattttCTCTAAATTATAGTGGGGGCTCAAGCCCACATATTGAGCAACATAGGTCCGTCCCTGCCCATAATATATTGTTGTATATAATACTTTAAGCTTTAAAATTTtagattattattttgtttgtggagttttttaaaaataattttatttaagtaattaaaaaaaattatatctacactttaaaaaaattattttagtaattaaaaaaaatttaaaaagaaatttttattaaaaaaaatacgaaTTTCCGcgtggaaattaaaaaaaatgtcacATGTACAGTAAATACACAGTCAACACATTATTTTTgtccacgtaggcaagattctaagaatctggCCCAAAAAATGGAATAGGAAATTTAATGATGAAATCTTTTTTTGCTAAGGTTtgtcttaaaattattttttaagagGGTAAATAAAAACACGCCTATAGGGCAGGGGTAAAAGTCATTTAATCTtattaaatattaacaaaaatagtaaattactattaaaatattgaatattgaatATGACGGGAGTAAAAGTCATTTAATGCTATTGAATATTAAATTACTAACAAAAATATTGTAATATGATATATCcattaattttagtttttgatTTGTATATACATAAGTAAtttataaatgaaataatattaaaattatatgctAATATGAAATATTCTTAATTGTTTTATGGACACCCGCAAATATTATCATTAACTAGCAACGTAAAAATCCGTAAAATAGGTACGGATAATTACGTACTAAAATAAACGAGTATGGGTGCGGGTACCTTAGGTCTCATTCCATTTCATACCCatataatgtatatttatatacttttatatctgaaaaaataaatttttcatttaaaaattttatatatacaaaaaaatacAGGCAACAATTTattatctttttaaaaataataaaatttgttggttaaattaatttgactttcttttattatattttgaaaacaaatgtgCGTACCGTaccagtacccgtgcgaacgcacgagtatCCCGCTAGTAATTATTTAGaaattaacatataatttaaGGAAAATTCCTACGTAGACACagacataaattttttttttacacaaaaccaatcataaaattttaattaatgaaaAACTAAATACAAAGTTTTCTCCCTCCTTTATAATCACAACCACtcaataaattcaattaaaaaaaattaaatttaaataaattagaaaATTTCTCTTCTTACTCTTATTGGTTGTTCCATAGAAGAATTTCtcataatttaaacaatttagttTTCAGAAGTGGTGCACTAGAATGACAATTGATTAAACTGTGTCAGAGCAATATTTACAACAAAAGAAAAGTAAAGAGATACATGAAATCAATCTCACTAAATATacaagggttaatagtagtttacccctgtaatatgagcgtatTTTGATTTACCTCCACCGTtgtcaaaggcaggttttggcaacggtttttttgaaaaaacggttgccaaaaggtagggaggaagaaaagcaaaattcgctaacattacaggctaacattacaggggtgaattactattaacccaatATACAGTGGAAGCAGAACCTAAGCGGAGGGAAAACCCACGTTGATTCTTGTCTCTGATTCCCTACACTTGAAGCTCCTAACTCCTTACTAAATGATTATTTAATCGGTAAGACATAATTTCAACATATCCGTAATTTCGAGCAATTTAAATGAGCGGAGAATACGAGGTGTTACAATGTTCTACCACTGCAAATGATATTAGAAATAACCCAATAATGTTCTACAGCTTTGCAAGCAGTAAATACAAGTATCCTCTTGAAAACATCATCTTTTAACAAGATATTCCAACATGAAATTTCAGCTATAATGCACAAGTTCATTCTAACAATAGTTATCAAACAACATTAGTTTTAAATACACAACCGTAATAAGTTCAGTTCATACGAGAAATGACGAAATCTTACACCCATGAACAACTCCCACATTGAAAACAATAGCAAATTAGAAATGAAGGAATAGAAGTAAATGAAAATATAGTCTAATAGCCAATAGGAGCGCTTAATACTGTCTTCTGTTGAATGATACTCTCCAAAACAGCTTCAGACGATGTCAACTGATGCTTAAGATCTTCCGTACATTGACTTAAAATAGCTATCTTTAAACGCAACACTTCAACCTCCTTGGCGACCGCTTGTTGCTTGGAATCTAATGACTTTTGTAATGTATCTTGAGAGACTTTATTATCAGGAAACAAAACACGCCTTTCAACACCATCCAACCATTCCTTGTCAAAACCGAATTTGCGCACATCTTGTAATAACTCAACAAACTCAGAGTGTTTTGAACCTAACACATCCAACACACTATGAGTTTGGAGGAATTTCAATAGCTCTGCTAGACAGTTGTAAGCATAACCCTTGTATCTGCTACTTAGTGAAGCATCCCTTAAAAGAATTGAAGAATGCTTAACAAGGAAATCTGTCAACAAAGACAAATTCTCATAATCCAGATGCTTCTTCGAGACTAGTTGCTCAAGCTCCTTTGTGATAGGCAAAGAAGAACTTAACTCCTCTACTTTTTGAGAAGGGTCACCTGAAAGTATAGAAAATAACGACTAAGTCTCTTTAAGCAAAACAAagttaattaaaaagaaaatgaaagcagTAAATACTTTAGAAGGAATTGACGCAAACTGAGATGCAATCGGATATGAGATGCAACGAGAGGGTTTAGATTTggcaaatattattttatcatcattagGAAATTGTTCCTCAATATTTGAGCTTACTTTCTTGGAAGCGTCAGCATTTAGAGAAACTGAACAAATTATGGGATAGGAAAATGttcaaaatcaaaagaaagtaacataaaaaagaaaaatatattgaaaGACTCTTCACCTTCATCATTGGTCTCCGTCGTGCCAATGGACAAAGAGGTTGTGGCTATTTGGCAATCACCGTCTTTCTgcatagaataaaaaaattagtttaaaacTGGATTTTTAGGAATCCAATCTCATAGCAGTTAATGAATAAAAAACACAACAAGACTACCTGTGGAGATGGTTTTAATTCAGAAGTAATTAATGGATCTGATGATGAACTATTTGTTTTTGAATGAGTTGAGGATGTTAAAGACTTAACGTTAGTTGATGTAATTCCTTCTTCATCACTTATCTCGACACCCTGCTTAAATTTAATAGGTTGTTTAAGATTGTAGTACAATTCAATTACTACATTGAAaaagtgaagaaaaaaaaagggtaCACGCAGAACAGGGGAAATGCCTTTTGTTTACGATCAGATAATTGTATTGGTGGCTCCTTCTTTGTTTCTGAAATGGTAGACGAATTTGTTGCTAAAGTTTTTTCTGGTGTAGTAGAACCATCCAACTAATTTCATGGCATGCAAATGTAAATAAGTTGTAATATCCAAGGGAACTTAGCATTTAAGAAAAGAAATCTTGTTTTCAGATTCATTTTGATTGTTTGGATTTTTATATTAAAGTATTATAGTACTCACCTGTGGCTGTGATGAAGTActtcctgattctgattctgaacttGGATATTCATTACAGGTGAAATGGCTTATTAATGGATCCAGTAGAATCTCTAATTCGCCATATAATCTACTATCTATAGCAAAATATTAACGTCATTATATGAGAAACATCACAAGAAATAAGTATACACCAGTCAGTTATTTTCATAAATACAAGTATCACATaatatgtaattatttgcatCATTCATGTAtgtcttgaaaaatatttgatattgatATAGTGTGTACCTATGGCGTCAACAAAACTAATATTTTCATAAATGTCATCAATGTCTACGGATATTGATGCTGAAGTCAGAGCAAGTTTATGACAGTCTTGTACAAAACAATATTTTACATCCTGAAAGTGTGTTCCCTGAGCGTAGTAGAGGTTTGGAAGATTGATAAATTCTACAACTTCCAGATTTGGAATCTTGAGTTTCTGATCACCGCCTTCAGTTTTGAATATTTCTCGCAGCTCACATGCTTCTGTTATTATCAGAACTTTTAGCTTTGGAAGCTCTGTATATATGGAGGTCTGAAAGACACATTTGACTTTGTTGCAGCTTACCACAACAAGTATTTCTAGCTTTGGGAAGTATGTGTTTGTAGACTCAAAAGTTATGGATTTTTCATTTTCCAAATCATCTTCAATAATATGCTTCAACTCTTTGCATTCTTCTATCTTTAGAATAATCAATTCTGGTAGGCATCTTAATATAGAAGTTGAAAACACAATTTCCAATTTTTCACATTGCCTGATATTTATCAATGTAAGGTAATTGAGGGAAAATGAATTTTTGGGACCAACCAAAAGGCTCGTAATCTTTGAAGGTAGATCCTGCAACTCAATGTACTCCAAACGTAAGTTCATTTTTTGTTCATGTACTTCTTCATtgagaaaatatatattttctacTTAGTAGTAAGATAATACCATAATTTTTGGTTCCTAACTAAATGTGTCATTATTCAACATTTTATCAATTATATATTCCAAATAGATAATAtcataatttttcataatttttaacaGAAAATTcatctatttatattttaaaatcattAAGTTATAAAATTTATAGAAACAGGTGATGTCACTACCGAAACATGGCATGAATGTTTTTCATTTTGCAATCTCATGGAAATTGAAATATTTGATTAATttcacaaacaacaaagaaaaataCCTTCTTCATTGTAGAATCCAAAGATTGTGAAACCGAATGAATTGTGAGATCACCAATAGCAAATTGCAAGCAGTTACTAACATTAAGATCTTTCAAAAGTGGAAATGTTGTGTGATAATGTTGAGGATTCATGGCGACTAAACCTGGCAGATCCATAAGAAAGAGATGTTGCAATGCTGGAAGCTGAAGGTGAATCTCATTATGGTTTTGATGAGCATCAGAATAGTGTCCAAATATGTATTCTAATTTCATGCAACTGTAAACCATGACTTCTTTTAATTTTGGGAAGACATTGTGCCACTTATTGCCACCACTGTGATGATCTCCCGTGTCTCCTACTATGTGCTGCAATTCATCACAGTTTCCGTGCATTAATGATCATTTTACAACAATCTCATAGGATTTGAACTTCATCTCTTAAAAGTACAATGTCAAACACTTTACCAATAGGCTAAAAGATAACATGATAGAAGGTGAAGGCTTACCTGCTGTTGATCTTCAGAAACCAATGGGATTTCAGTCCTTGCATTAGTCATTGATTTGGGCAAGTACTTTTTACCAAAGCAACTTATATTGGTCCATGAAAAGGGACTGCATTTCATAGGATCTGATTGTTGTTCTGGTTTGGAAGCGTTTCTAGAAATGGGAGAAGACGTGGTAACATCacattttagataattatttattaaattgtgGCCAAATATGCATTGCAGCATCTCACAACCAAATACCTGGAAAGATTCTAATTCCGGAAGATCCTGAATAGAGAGAAATGGGAATATAAATTTTAATCCATCACACTCATGAATATTAAGTTTCTtaagttttggaaatattgagTCTTGACTCCTCTTGCGATCATTATCCTCATCATCAACAACTTTTTCTCCTCTCGATTCCTTCTCTTTTCGTTCATCTATTATTATGTATTCAAGATGCCTGCAGCCAATTATTTCCAATTCTTCTAATGACACTAGGCTATGAGACGTGGTCAGTTGAAATAGGGAGAAGATCAACATCGGACATTGTATCAATGACAAGCTCTTTAAATTGAAGAGGTTTAGGCTGCACGTGAATAAGCTTTGCAATTGATTGCATCCCTTGATGGTCAGCTTCTCTAAACTCTTTAGAGAATCAAAGGAAAGGGGACCGTTGCACAATTCTCTCAAACTTTCCATTTCTTCCAATTCTAGTACAACTAACTTGGAGAAGACAGTTGTTACTTGAGAATTATCATGCTTAGTGTCAATGAGACACTTAAGTTGTGAAATGGAACTCAATCTAAGCTCGACTAGATCATTCATACCATGATCCATAGGAACAATTTCAGGTATGATATTTACCCATTCCCCCCAGATTCCTCTTAGTCCAATAGCCTCTACTACTTGTATATACTCTTTGAGTTGTTTTTTGGAGagtatatatttattttcatGATGTAAAAGAGATACACATTTTGATACTGAATCATTCACAATCCTCCAACCATCATCCAATATAAATCTTTGTAACATTGGTAAGGATATTTCTCGGCAATAATCATTAAAACTGCCTACGAAATACAACTCTTCAAGTGAGGAGCATCCTTCAATCACTTTAAATGGATTATTCTCTATAATTATACAACCaagcaatttcaacaaaataagatTCTGTAGTTTTGCAAGTCCTTCTGGCAATTCATTAATTGTACACAGTTCCAATTCAAATGTCTCAAGACTTTGCAGATTTTCCAAAATAGAGATATCACCCAAATCAACATTCTGAAAAAGTAGAGAGCGAATATTCTTCAACGATTGAAATGATTGTGGTAATGATATAGTTACTGGATCAAAGTAATTAATCAACAAATGAAACACTCGAAGGCcactaatattttcaaaaaatgaattTGGGACTTCGAATTTCTCATGGTTGCGATAATCTACGTCCATATCCATACTGACAATTAGAATCTGGAGCTTTGAACTATCAAGCTTGCAGGAAAGCACCTCCTTTAGCTTTCCTttgcaaaacaaatatttaatattcTTCTCCCTTTCAACCATTGCCTTTTGTTTTTTATCATACAACTTTATTGTTTGAATCTCTTTCTTTGCTATCCATTGGGCTGCATCACGAACCAAGTCATGCATTTTCACTCTATCTTGATCGACCTCCAACAATAAACAAGAATCTAggagttttttttttgatataACTACTTGACTTCGAGCATCTTCGTAGTTGCGATAATTTTCCCCAAAAAGACCTGCTCCTATGCCAAGTCTCATCAACCTTTCAGTAGgaatttcttcatcttctggAAATACAGAACATAAAAGGAATAGTCTTTTGGACTTTCCATCATTCATATTATCATAGCTAAACTTCAAGCATTCATATATTTTAACCAAATCATCATCAATTTCGTGTATCGGTGCATGCTTCTTCAAGGATTTTAAGGCAACATCCCATTCTACCTGATGTTTTCCCTTCAAACTACTTGCGATAACAGCAATTGCAATTGGTAATCCTTGGCATTCATTTGCAATTTTAAAACCCTTGTCGAGCAAACTTTTAGTTGAAATTTCAGTCAGACTAGCATGTCGTTTGAACATTTCCCATGCATCGTCTTGAGACAAGAACTCCAATCTGATTGTCTTACTGCATTCTAATTTGTTGCATACCAACACATTGCGTGTGGTTACAAGAATTCTACAACCATTGTGATTGTCACTATAGGGAATCCCTATTTCTTCAAAATCAATATCTCCCCAAACATCATCCaatattagaagaattttttCACCACTGGTTAATCCTTTCCAAAGTTTTTTGGATCGGTCTGATTCACTACATCCATCAAACGTCAATCCCAAGGGTCCAGCAATATCATCTTGAATCTTTTTAATATTTGGAGAAAATGACACTGTTGTATCAATAATGTATGTAAATTGTTTGGATTGCTTAAGTTTCTTACCCACTTCTTTGGCCAATGTAGTCTTTCCAGTGCCGCCCATTCCTTGCAAACCGACTATATAATTGTTGTCATCTTTTAGTGCATCCAAAAGCTCTTTACATTTCGATTCTCTACTTTTAAAAGAAATATAGTGTCGGGATGAATATCGGTCAACATCTGGAAGAGGGGCAGGGAGTCCAATTTCAAGTTCCTTTCCGGTTTTCAT
This region includes:
- the LOC131642047 gene encoding uncharacterized protein LOC131642047: MTSFLIDYAKKNVEKSLDGVLKELRYICCFTCIAKEFEEEKTWLEAERTTVGQRVKVAKRRGDDVQDNVIFWEEEADKIFQEDTKINKKCFFGLCPDCIWRYRKGKELANKKDQIKKLMKTGKELEIGLPAPLPDVDRYSSRHYISFKSRESKCKELLDALKDDNNYIVGLQGMGGTGKTTLAKEVGKKLKQSKQFTYIIDTTVSFSPNIKKIQDDIAGPLGLTFDGCSESDRSKKLWKGLTSGEKILLILDDVWGDIDFEEIGIPYSDNHNGCRILVTTRNVLVCNKLECSKTIRLEFLSQDDAWEMFKRHASLTEISTKSLLDKGFKIANECQGLPIAIAVIASSLKGKHQVEWDVALKSLKKHAPIHEIDDDLVKIYECLKFSYDNMNDGKSKRLFLLCSVFPEDEEIPTERLMRLGIGAGLFGENYRNYEDARSQVVISKKKLLDSCLLLEVDQDRVKMHDLVRDAAQWIAKKEIQTIKLYDKKQKAMVEREKNIKYLFCKGKLKEVLSCKLDSSKLQILIVSMDMDVDYRNHEKFEVPNSFFENISGLRVFHLLINYFDPVTISLPQSFQSLKNIRSLLFQNVDLGDISILENLQSLETFELELCTINELPEGLAKLQNLILLKLLGCIIIENNPFKVIEGCSSLEELYFVGSFNDYCREISLPMLQRFILDDGWRIVNDSVSKCVSLLHHENKYILSKKQLKEYIQVVEAIGLRGIWGEWVNIIPEIVPMDHGMNDLVELRLSSISQLKCLIDTKHDNSQVTTVFSKLVVLELEEMESLRELCNGPLSFDSLKSLEKLTIKGCNQLQSLFTCSLNLFNLKSLSLIQCPMLIFSLFQLTTSHSLVSLEELEIIGCRHLEYIIIDERKEKESRGEKVVDDEDNDRKRSQDSIFPKLKKLNIHECDGLKFIFPFLSIQDLPELESFQVFGCEMLQCIFGHNLINNYLKCDVTTSSPISRNASKPEQQSDPMKCSPFSWTNISCFGKKYLPKSMTNARTEIPLVSEDQQQHIVGDTGDHHSGGNKWHNVFPKLKEVMVYSCMKLEYIFGHYSDAHQNHNEIHLQLPALQHLFLMDLPGLVAMNPQHYHTTFPLLKDLNVSNCLQFAIGDLTIHSVSQSLDSTMKKDLPSKITSLLVGPKNSFSLNYLTLINIRQCEKLEIVFSTSILRCLPELIILKIEECKELKHIIEDDLENEKSITFESTNTYFPKLEILVVVSCNKVKCVFQTSIYTELPKLKVLIITEACELREIFKTEGGDQKLKIPNLEVVEFINLPNLYYAQGTHFQDVKYCFVQDCHKLALTSASISVDIDDIYENISFVDAIDSRLYGELEILLDPLISHFTCNEYPSSESESGSTSSQPQLDGSTTPEKTLATNSSTISETKKEPPIQLSDRKQKGVEISDEEGITSTNVKSLTSSTHSKTNSSSSDPLITSELKPSPQKDGDCQIATTSLSIGTTETNDEGDPSQKVEELSSSLPITKELEQLVSKKHLDYENLSLLTDFLVKHSSILLRDASLSSRYKGYAYNCLAELLKFLQTHSVLDVLGSKHSEFVELLQDVRKFGFDKEWLDGVERRVLFPDNKVSQDTLQKSLDSKQQAVAKEVEVLRLKIAILSQCTEDLKHQLTSSEAVLESIIQQKTVLSAPIGY